The Metabacillus litoralis genome contains a region encoding:
- a CDS encoding acyl-CoA dehydrogenase family protein has translation MTLLANKGGSFLYDYDLPSNLFTPEDVTDEHKMIEKTARQFVEKDVIPVRERIENQDFDKVVELLKKAGELGLLAHSVPEQYGGLGLDKVSKGIVGEVVGRSGGYGVAHSNHTCIATLPITYFGTKQQKERYLPKLASGEYLGAYCLTEPNAGSDALASQTTAKLNAQGTHYLLNGTKLYITNAIFSDTFIVYAKVDGDKFSAFIVEKNFPGISLGPEEQKMGIKGSSTRAVILEDCLVPKENLLGEIGKGHVIALNVLNLGRFNLGSACVGGAKYALELALSYTKQRIQFGQSIADFPATKEKIALMSARIFASESIQYRTAGLLEEVLGNITEDENISRIGKKLMEYATECAICKVYGSETLDQVSDEALQLHGGAGFIKEYRIEQVYRDSRINRIFEGTNEINRLLLPTHLFRKAFKGEIPLEELVHKAVQNLSVKPSLDNREFSQEKAAISGMRNVFLACIGAVFEQFGEKVFDEQETLMKLSNIAIELYAAESTLARSIKWDDRLKRLLARTVLEQSLLSVEVMSRQLVNGVLNGKKRSSLIQLITSHLQSVEVTSTVEEKREIAGAQFEAERFVTK, from the coding sequence ATGACTTTACTAGCTAATAAAGGTGGTAGCTTTTTATATGACTATGATTTACCTTCAAACCTATTTACTCCTGAAGATGTAACAGATGAACATAAAATGATTGAAAAAACGGCAAGACAGTTTGTCGAGAAAGATGTAATACCTGTTAGAGAGAGAATTGAAAATCAAGATTTTGATAAAGTAGTAGAGTTGTTAAAAAAAGCCGGTGAGCTTGGACTCCTTGCACACAGTGTACCGGAGCAGTATGGTGGACTTGGTCTTGATAAGGTTAGTAAAGGTATTGTTGGAGAAGTGGTCGGAAGATCTGGTGGATATGGTGTTGCCCATTCAAATCATACATGCATCGCTACTCTACCGATCACTTATTTTGGTACAAAGCAACAAAAAGAACGTTACTTACCTAAATTGGCTTCAGGAGAATATCTTGGAGCATACTGCTTAACAGAACCGAATGCCGGTTCTGATGCTCTGGCATCACAAACAACTGCAAAACTAAATGCCCAAGGAACTCATTATCTTTTAAACGGTACAAAACTTTATATTACAAATGCTATATTTTCAGATACATTCATTGTATATGCGAAAGTAGATGGTGATAAATTTTCGGCATTTATTGTTGAAAAGAATTTTCCGGGAATTTCTTTAGGACCTGAGGAACAAAAAATGGGTATTAAAGGCTCCTCTACAAGAGCTGTTATTTTAGAGGATTGTCTAGTTCCTAAAGAAAATCTATTAGGAGAAATCGGGAAAGGTCATGTTATTGCTCTAAATGTTCTAAATTTAGGGCGGTTTAACTTAGGGTCTGCGTGTGTAGGGGGTGCAAAGTATGCATTAGAACTTGCACTTTCTTATACAAAACAGAGGATTCAATTTGGTCAATCTATTGCAGATTTCCCTGCTACGAAGGAAAAAATTGCCCTGATGTCTGCGCGTATATTCGCTAGTGAATCTATTCAATATCGAACTGCAGGGTTGCTCGAAGAAGTTTTAGGTAACATAACAGAAGATGAAAACATCTCAAGGATCGGTAAGAAATTAATGGAATACGCCACAGAGTGTGCTATCTGTAAAGTTTATGGTTCGGAAACACTTGACCAAGTTAGTGATGAGGCCCTTCAGTTGCACGGTGGGGCAGGCTTTATAAAGGAATATAGGATTGAGCAAGTGTATCGTGACTCTCGTATAAATCGTATTTTTGAAGGGACAAATGAGATTAATCGTTTGTTATTACCAACTCATTTATTTAGAAAAGCTTTTAAAGGAGAAATTCCTTTAGAAGAGTTGGTTCATAAAGCAGTTCAAAATTTGTCAGTGAAACCAAGTCTAGATAATAGAGAATTTTCACAGGAAAAGGCAGCAATAAGCGGAATGAGAAACGTTTTTTTAGCGTGTATTGGAGCTGTTTTTGAGCAATTCGGCGAAAAAGTATTTGATGAACAAGAAACACTAATGAAATTATCAAATATAGCAATTGAGCTTTATGCAGCTGAATCGACTCTTGCTAGGTCAATAAAGTGGGACGATAGATTAAAAAGGTTACTAGCAAGAACTGTCTTGGAACAGTCATTGTTATCCGTTGAAGTCATGTCAAGACAACTTGTGAATGGTGTGTTAAACGGTAAAAAAAGAAGTTCACTAATTCAATTAATAACGAGTCACCTTCAATCAGTTGAAGTTACGTCAACGGTAGAAGAAAAGCGTGAAATTGCAGGTGCTCAATTTGAAGCTGAACGATTTGTTACGAAATGA
- a CDS encoding 2-phosphosulfolactate phosphatase has translation MTKVHVIMKKEEIVEEKMKGKIAVVFDILLATSTITCALVDGAKAVIPVPNAEEAHVASNLIKAENHILAGEYEGKTIEGFYDPMPTILKDSIQGKYMILSTTNGTVAINQSKKANKIYICSLLNGKAVANTITHFHKDDSIIIVCSGSSDQFCLEDFYGAGHLIYHLQEKMHLQLTDSAKAARLFYESNKSVAETILLSSRVGEMLVKYGFINEVKFVSQKDCFEIVPFFDGEKIIAGGECV, from the coding sequence GTGACAAAGGTACATGTGATTATGAAAAAAGAAGAAATTGTTGAGGAGAAAATGAAAGGGAAAATTGCAGTTGTTTTCGATATATTACTGGCAACCTCAACAATCACCTGTGCACTTGTGGATGGGGCAAAAGCGGTTATTCCTGTTCCTAATGCAGAAGAAGCACATGTAGCCTCAAATCTTATCAAAGCAGAGAATCACATACTTGCTGGAGAATATGAGGGGAAAACAATTGAGGGTTTTTATGATCCAATGCCAACCATTTTAAAAGATAGCATTCAAGGCAAGTATATGATTTTATCAACAACAAATGGAACAGTAGCAATTAATCAATCAAAAAAAGCAAATAAAATTTATATTTGTTCTCTTTTAAATGGAAAAGCAGTTGCAAATACCATTACACATTTTCATAAAGATGATTCCATTATTATTGTGTGCTCTGGATCTTCAGATCAGTTTTGTTTAGAAGATTTTTATGGAGCTGGGCATCTTATCTATCATTTACAAGAAAAGATGCATTTACAGCTAACAGATTCGGCTAAGGCAGCTCGACTTTTTTATGAAAGCAATAAATCTGTTGCTGAAACGATTCTTCTTTCATCAAGGGTAGGTGAAATGCTTGTGAAATATGGATTCATTAATGAGGTGAAATTTGTAAGTCAAAAAGATTGCTTTGAAATTGTTCCATTTTTTGACGGAGAAAAAATTATAGCAGGGGGAGAGTGTGTATGA
- a CDS encoding phosphotransferase family protein codes for MSDIIPVRSGEELNDKTVKEFLLHHFPQLSDKDSLIINQFGTGASNLTYELKLGNWEGVLRRPPLGPVAPKAHDMKREYKILSTLHPLFSPAPKPYLFSEDEEVVGSPFFIMERRHGVLLNTDFPSDTPPSKELGEKLSEMMIDTLVQLHQVKYKGTVLEELSNPDGFLERQVYGWIKRYHRAKTDDIKEIDELTKWLVKNIPSSQEPTVIHYDFKFNNALFSNDFSEITGLFDWEMTTVGDPLADVGAALSYWCQNDDPDLLKYGLGKPPITVKEGFYTRNQFIERYASKSGRDLSQIHYYMTFAYFKLAVICQQIYYRYHNGQTNDKRFKDFHLYVKTLIEHALSVSREKAK; via the coding sequence ATGAGTGATATAATTCCAGTCAGAAGTGGGGAGGAGCTTAATGATAAAACAGTTAAAGAATTTTTACTGCATCATTTTCCACAGCTTTCTGATAAAGATTCCCTGATCATCAATCAATTTGGAACAGGTGCTTCAAATTTAACGTATGAGCTTAAATTAGGAAATTGGGAAGGAGTGTTAAGAAGACCACCACTTGGTCCTGTTGCACCTAAAGCTCATGATATGAAACGAGAATATAAAATCTTGAGTACCCTTCACCCTTTGTTTTCGCCTGCACCTAAACCATATCTATTTTCAGAAGACGAAGAGGTGGTCGGAAGTCCATTCTTTATTATGGAAAGAAGGCATGGAGTATTGTTAAATACCGATTTCCCTTCCGATACTCCGCCTTCTAAAGAGCTTGGGGAAAAGTTAAGTGAAATGATGATTGATACTCTTGTTCAGCTTCACCAAGTTAAGTATAAGGGAACAGTTTTAGAAGAACTAAGTAACCCTGATGGTTTTTTAGAACGTCAGGTATATGGTTGGATAAAGCGATATCATCGTGCAAAAACAGATGATATTAAAGAAATTGATGAATTAACAAAATGGCTTGTAAAAAATATCCCATCTTCACAAGAACCTACGGTTATACATTATGACTTTAAATTTAACAATGCATTATTCTCTAATGATTTTAGTGAAATAACTGGATTGTTTGATTGGGAAATGACAACTGTTGGTGATCCATTGGCAGATGTTGGTGCAGCGTTAAGCTATTGGTGTCAGAACGATGATCCGGACCTATTGAAATATGGACTTGGTAAGCCCCCAATAACAGTTAAAGAAGGATTTTATACTAGAAATCAATTTATCGAACGATATGCTTCAAAAAGTGGTCGTGATTTGTCGCAAATCCATTACTATATGACATTTGCTTACTTTAAGCTAGCGGTCATTTGCCAGCAGATTTATTACCGTTATCATAATGGGCAAACAAATGATAAACGCTTTAAAGACTTTCACCTATATGTGAAAACACTCATTGAGCATGCTTTATCTGTAAGTCGTGAAAAGGCAAAATGA